In Rhododendron vialii isolate Sample 1 chromosome 9a, ASM3025357v1, the following are encoded in one genomic region:
- the LOC131301440 gene encoding putative nucleobase-ascorbate transporter 10 isoform X1, with protein sequence MRGMQGALIIASCFQMLIGFLGLWRNVVRFLTPLSMVPHMTFTRLGLYYLGFQMYLPHYAKAKTKRRVCDRFALLFFVAFVWGYPQVLTSSGAYHNASTATQASCRTDRAGRITGAPW encoded by the exons ATGAGAGGTATGCAGGGTGCTCTTATTATTGCCTCTTGCTTCCAGATGCTTATTGGCTTCTTAGGATTGTGGAGAAATGTTGTAAG GTTTCTTACCCCTCTTTCTATGGTTCCTCACATGACTTTTACTAGACTTGGGCTATACTATCTTGGTTTTCAAATG TATCTTCCCCATTAtgcaaaagcaaaaacaaagagaCGTGTGTGTGATCGATTTGCACTTCTGTTCTTTGTTGCATTTGTATGGGGCTATCCGCAAGTTCTCACTTCAAGTGGTGCATATCATAACGCTTCTACAGCCACTCAAGCTAGTTGTCGCACTGATCGCGCTGGCCGCATTACTGGAGCTCCTTGGTAA
- the LOC131299673 gene encoding putative nucleobase-ascorbate transporter 9, translating into MAAVAAATSVAVLVSTMELRWRTYSHTQGWNSSQGSNIASIVILHGILEVVVLVFQHYLMTLGTTVLIPSMFVNQMGGSNVEKAKVIQTLLFVSGLNTLMQSLFGTRLPSVVGSSYAFVIPMTSILHAGRYRSLVISGAQWRLLHISC; encoded by the exons ATGGCGGCAGTAGCGGCGGCAACAAGTGTGGCTGTTCTTGTGTCCACAATGGAGCTAAGATGGAGGACATACAGCCACACCCAGGGATGGAACAGCTCCCAGGGGTCCAATATTGCATCAATAGTCATCCTCCATGGcattc TGGAAGTCGTAGTTCTCGTGTTCCAGCATTATCTGATGACCCTAGGTACAACTGTCTTGATTCCAAGTATGTTTGTAAACCAAATGGGAGGCAGTAAT GTTGAGAAGGCCAAGGTGATACAAACCTTACTATTTGTTTCAGGACTAAACACACTAATGCAGTCCTTATTTGGCACCCGACTTCCCTCAGTAGTCGGTAGTTCATACGCATTTGTTATTCCCATGACTTCCATTCTACATGCTGGAAGATATCGATCACTTGTCATCTCCGGAGCCCAATGGAGATTACTGCACATATCATGTTAG
- the LOC131301440 gene encoding nucleobase-ascorbate transporter 8-like isoform X2, giving the protein MRGMQGALIIASCFQMLIGFLGLWRNVVRFLTPLSMVPHMTFTRLGLYYLGFQMLPMCVEIGIPELILMVIFSQASYCGLSTAQ; this is encoded by the exons ATGAGAGGTATGCAGGGTGCTCTTATTATTGCCTCTTGCTTCCAGATGCTTATTGGCTTCTTAGGATTGTGGAGAAATGTTGTAAG GTTTCTTACCCCTCTTTCTATGGTTCCTCACATGACTTTTACTAGACTTGGGCTATACTATCTTGGTTTTCAAATG CTGCCAATGTGTGTCGAAATTGGGATCCCCGAGCTAATTCTAATGGTTATCTTCTCACAGGCAAGTTATTGTGGTTTGTCAACTGCTCAATGA